In the genome of uncultured Sphaerochaeta sp., the window TAGCCGGCGGCAAGGATGAGGCAGATCATGAGTTCATCAAACTCATTGCGTACCTAATGGACATATTGTCACATTGTCGATTCTAGCTAACTTATCTTCAATACCTTGTTTATGTTCTTGTAACTCCTGTTTTTGTATTCGACTATACCAAATTCTAAATAATTCAAAGATATTCGCAAAACCTGAGGTTTCTAGAGCAATAAGGCTAGGCATTATCCTTTTAACATAATGGCAATAGGTATTCCCAACAGCTTTATAAGCAATAGACTCATCCGCTACTTTCGATGTAAAGAATGAAGAAAAACTTTCCATCGCATTCAACACATCTAGCATTGGTCCACAGATTTTTACAATTTTTTCAAGTTCATTGTTATCCGAATTAAGTTTTACCGTAATCGAATTACCAACAATAATTACCTCAGCATTATCATAGAGCTCAATACTCCACTTCTTTATTTCAGCATCCAGGATATTTTGTAACTTAATTACTTCATTTAGATAATATTGAATTTGAGAATTTGCACACATCAGTGATTCTCTTGTTGCGTTAATTCTTAAAGATTCTCTGGAAATTTTCAATTGCCTAAGCCCAATAATGGCTACCACTAATAATGCCATATTTGAGACATAGTAGAAGGATTCAAGGATTTGAAGAAAAGTTGTCATTAGTTCTCCAATGTATAAGTCTATATAATACTAATATTTCTTATATAAACCGAATGTTACATGAGCATAAAGTATACCATAATAGAGATACGTAGTAACAATAAATCAATTTTGCTACTCCAATAATTGCCACATATAGTAAATAGATTACCTGAGGATATAATCTAAGAATCACTCGGGTCCTATTCAATCGAGGTTACCAAGGCTTCGTTTAGTACTTCAAAATCCTCAATAGACGAAAACTTAGAGAACTCATTTTCCCAATTGGTATTGCTCATTACTTTCTCTATGGTTTTAGAAATCAAAATTCGTTCATGAAGTGCTTTATATTCTTGAATAAGCAAATTATTTAGTCTTGTTTTATACGCAGAACTATCAAGATATATAGGTTCAGCCTGCAATTGAGTTACAAGGTCAATAACTCCTGAGTTATTACTAGCTTGCGTTAAAAAGATTTTTTTACACTTCCCCTCAGAACTATCATCTTTCTGATACTTGAATACATATCGAATTCTACTCTGTACTCTGTCAGCACCAGGAATATCTGCTTTATTAATTACTTGAATATCGCCAATGGAAATAATCCCACCCTTTAGATATTGGATATCATCTCCTTGGTCTGGGGCATGCACAGATACCGTTGTCTGAACATAATCTTTCACCAAATTCTCACTCTGCCCAACTCCAACGGTTTCAATGATGATGTGTGAAAATTTGGCGGCTATCAAGACTAATAAAATCTGAATAAAAGAAGGATTAAGTCCTCCTAACATACCTCGAGAGGAAATACTTCGCAAAAAAAACCGCGGATGGGCTTGAGACTTACTCATCCGCACTCGGTCACCTAAAAAAGCTCCCTGTTGTTTATATAAATTAGGATCAATTGAAAGGACTGCTACAGAGTCTCCATTGTTTAAGAATTCATGCGCAATACAATCGATTAAGGTGCTTTTTCCAACTCCAGGTGCACCGGTAACACCAATTACATGACTTCGTATAGTGATTTCTCCAAGAGCCTTAATTACCAGAAATCCATCCAGATCATTTTTCTCGCAAATTGAAATTGCGCGAGCGATACTAGCATAATTCATCTGAAGAACTTGTCTAGCCAATTCATCAAACTTACTATTCTTCAATTGCATGGTTATCAAATATTTGGTGAATGTATTTTACATTCTCTGCTATAGTTGCTCCAGCAGTATAAATTCTATCAACTCCAATTTTTAATAGTTCAGGCATATCATTCTTAGGAATCGTTCCTCCAAGAATTACAAGCGGTTTTTCAGATCTTTCTGTTGATAATAAACGCAAGACTTCAGGAACAAGCGTCATATGTGCTCCCGATAGAATGCTCAAACCTAGAACATCAGCATCCTCTTGAATTACTGTCTTGACCACCATTTCAGGAGTCTGCTTAATTCCAGTATATACAACCTCCATCCCTGCTTCACTTAAGCCTTTAGCAATGATTTTGGCACCTCTGTCATGTCCATCAAGACCAAGCTTTGCAATTACTACTTTAATTCTTCCATTATTCATAATTATATTCTCTCAATTATGAGTACCATGATATTCGCCAAACTCAGAACGGAAAATATCAGAGATTTCACCTATAGTTGCATATGACTTCACTGCTTCTATAACAAGAGGCATTATATTAGTTTCCGATTTACATGCATTTTTCAGCTTCGCTAATGCGTCAGAAACAGCAATTGCATCACGAGACTCTTTAATCCGACTCAATTCCATGGTTTGAGTCATTTCTACGGCTGGATTCACAGTGAATACGGGAGAATCACATTCTTCCTCGTTATTAAACACTGTTAACCCCACAATATTTCGCTTACTCTCTTCAATCTCGATTTGGATAGCATATGCACTTTGTTGGATTACATCTTGGATATATCCATCTTCTATCGATTGAATTACCCCACCGTGCTCCTCTATATCACCAATACAAGCGTAGATTTTCGAGACATACTCCTGTGTTAAACTCTCAATATAATAAGAACCACCCAAGGGATCTGATACAGCAGGAACCCCGGTCTCATATGCTAGTATCTGCTGTGTTCGCAAAGCAACAGTAACAGCCTCTTCCGAGGGTAATCCCAGAGCTTCATCATAAGAATTTGTATGTAATGATTGAGTTCCACCAAGAATTGCGGAAAGCGCTTGAATTGTCACACGAACAATATTATTTAGAGGCTGTTGGGCGGTTAAGGTGGATCCTGCAGTTTGCGTATGAAATCGCAATTGCTTCGATTTCTCCAGTTTTGGCTGAAATCTACTTTCCATTATTTCAGACCAAACACGCCGAGCAGCCCTAAATTTTGCAATCTCTTCAAAAAAACCATTGTCAGAAGAAAAGAAAAAGGACAACCTCGGTGCAAACTCATCGATATCGAGTCCAGATTGTATAGCTCTTGTTATATACTCAACACCATTGGCTATTGTAATTGCAACTTCCTGGATTGCTGTGGCCCCAGCTTCTCTAATATGATATCCACTAATACTAATAGTATTCCATTTGGGAACTTGTTCCTTACAAAATGCAAAAATATCGGTTATCAACCGAAGTGAAGGCTTGGGAGGAAAAATATATGTTCCTCGAGCAACATACTCTTTCAAGATATCATTCTGAATTGTACCAGTAAGCGCAGAATAGAGAATGCCTTGTTTCTCTGCAACCACTAAATACATTGCAAATATGATGATTGCAGTTGCGTTGATTGTCATGGATACACTTACATCACCCAAAGGGATAGTATGAAAAAGCGATTCCATATCGGCCAGCGTATCGATAGCCACCCCGACTTTTCCGACTTCGCCTTTACTCAATGGATGGTCAGAATCATACCCCAATTGAGTAGGGAGATCAAAAGCAACACTTAAACCTGTCTGCCCTTGATTTATCAAGTACCGAAACCGTTCATTTGTAGTCTTACTGTCTCCAAACCCTGCATATAGGCGCATAGTCCAAAGCCTTTTGGAATACATTTCAGAATAAATGCCTCGAGTATATGGACTCTTCCCAGGAAGTTCATCCAGCATCTGAAATTCTTTGGTGTTAGTGTAAGTACTTTTTGCCATAACTAATCCTTAGGCTTTCTCTTTGGTGCTATCAAGACAATTATCAAGTATACGACTTGGGTTTAGTGTAGTACCTGCAATAAAGGCTTTTAGGTTTGTCTCTAGATTCTTGTTTTTTACCTTCTCTCTAATCGAGTGTAAAATTGATTCCGAAGAAATCCAAGGAAGATAGTGAGACAACACACCCATGAAGACCATATTTGTGTAAAGCGTTGAACGAAAATTGGCTTGAGTAAAAGAGAAAAATGGGAACCGAAGGATTGTCTTATACTTTGAATTTTGAGCAAAGTTTTCTATATTGAAACCATCATCAGCAATTACAAGAGTATCACTGGTAAATCCTTTCATATCTTGTGAAATAGTAGTTTCAGAGAGTGTGGCAAACAAATTCGGAACTGTAACTTTAGGAAAAAGAATTTCTTTCTTTGATAGTTGTAATTCTGATTTGCAATACCCCCCTCTGGATTCTGGGCTGTATGCCTGTGTCTGTGCAACATACAATTCATCATGATTCATTGAAGCACTCGCAAGAATCAGACCTGTCAAGATAATGCCATTGCCTCCGGTTCCCACAATCCTGAGTTCAAATTTTTCCATGCTTAGTCCTCAACCTTTTGTACCCGCTCGCAAAGCTCATGGTACTTGGTAAAATAGTCTTTTGCAGGACTAGAGTACAAAACCCCGGTTGGCAAGGTCTCTTCTTTTCTCGCAGGGTCAGCTATCTCCCATTGTGACTTGGGGATAAAATGCTGCTTTTGATAATTCAGCATCTGGGAAGCAGACCGCATATTATTCTTTCTACCATAATGAACAGTACATTGGGTAATCACATCAATAACTGAAAGACCTTTGTGCTCAATGCCTTTTGAGAATAATTCCGGCAATTGGATAGCTTTTGCCGTAAGGCCTCGAGCTACATATGATGCTCCTGCTGCTTGAGCCAATGAACAGATATCAAAAGGATTATCAAAATTCCCGAAAGGCATTGTTGAGGAAAACGAATCAACTGCACTCAAGGGAGATCCCTGCCCTCCAGTCATTCCATAGATGCCATTATTAAAAACCACGACCGTCAAGTCGATATTACGCCTGCATGCATGAATGAAATGATTGCCTCCGATTGCCGCACAATCACCATCACCGGTTAAGACGATAACTTTGAGCTCAGGATTTGCCAATGCTATCCCCGTTGCAAATGCAATGGGCCTTCCGTGGGTTGTATGGACTGAAAACGTGTTGAAAAACTTTGAGGCTCTTCCGCTACATCCAATTCCTGAAACAATCACCACCTTATCATTCTCAAGGCCCAATTTTGCAAGCGCTCTTCCCAAATTACTAAGGATTATTCCGTGTCCACAACCAGGACACCATTTATGGGGAAGTTGGTTATATGCGATTTTATCGCGCAATGATTCAAACATGATGCATCCTATCAATTACTTCACTATAAATTTCTGTTGGCGTGAATATTGTACCATCGTACTTAGTAATCGAAATTACATTCTGCTTATCCGATTTATTAAGCCGTATTTGGTCCACATATTGGCCCATATTAAGTTCTGGAACGAGAATGGTTGATACATTCTCGGGAACCATTGCCATAATTTCTGGATCAAATGGCCATAAGGTAAGTATGGTGATCCAACCCACTGAGTATCCGGCTTTTCGCAATTCAATACCCGCTGCTTCAACTGCGCGAGCTGTAATTCCGAATGAAATCAATACCAGTTCATTATCTGGAGAAACATCATACCGATTAATGCAAATATCGGATATATTACTGGTAATCTTACCACTCATCCGATCCATCATCCTCTTAACTATGACAGGATTGCTTGAAGGCTCTCCACTTTCATCGTGCTGCAATCCAGTAATATGGTATGCTGAAGGTGTTCCGGCAGGGGTGAACTGAGGAACTCCGTTTATGCAATTCTCATAAGGTTTCTGAGAACTTTCAGAAGAAGCCTTTGGTCGATCAATAATCTCGACAGAATCAGCACGAGGAACCAATATTTTCTCTCTCATGTGAGCTACTACTTCGTCCATGAGGAGAATAACGGGAGTTCTATATTTCTCTGAGTAATTAATTGCCCGTATTGTAAGCTCAAAACTCTCCTGGACTGTTGTTGGACTATATACAATAATTTGATGGTCTCCATGAGTACCCCATCTTGCTTGCATAACGTCACTTTGTGAGGGGGAGGTAGGAAGTCCTGTGGAGGGTCCTCCTCTCTGCACATTTACAATCACACATGGAGTCTCGGTTATAATTGCATATCCAAGGTTTTCTTGCTTTAAGGAAAATCCTGGCCCACTGGTGGCGGTCATTGTTTTTGCACCAGCAAGCGAAGCTCCTATTATACAAGCCATGCTTGCAATCTCATCCTCCATCTGAATGAACACTCCATTCAATTTTGGTAGAATCCCAGCAAACTCTTCACTAATCTCTGATGAAGGGGTAATTGGGTATCCAGCAAAAAAACGCACCCCTGCCATTATGGCTGCTTCAACGACAGCCTCATTCCCTTGAAGCAATTTCTTTGTCATCTTTCAATAAACTTCCAATACGAAATCAGGACAGCTTATTTCACATAAAGTACATCCAATACATTTATCTGGAAAACTAATATGGACCAAACCATCAGTCACAGTTAGTACCTGTTTTGGGCAGACATAAACACAGATACCACATCCTTTACACCAATCACCCTGTTGAATATGAACAACCTTTGCCTTATTTTGATCCATTTTTGTCTGGACTGTCCTTTTTAATTAGTGATAAGAAAAAAGCAATATGGGGAGGTTCAATAACCATATCTCCATATTTCATAATTGTCTCACCTGTAGAATGAGTAAACTCATTATATGCATTAACTATCCTTTGCAGCTCTTCAATACTCAAATCAAATGTTTCAAAAATTGTATTGATTGCTGTAACTTGCTTCGGATGAATGGCAAGCTTTCCTGAGAATCCCAATTTTTTTGCTTCCTGAACATCTTGCATGAAATCAGGAGAAATCGCTGTACTTGGAAAGATGGAGTCAAAACATGGGATTGAATAGGCTTTCGCATGCATAGCAATGTAAGATCGAGGGAACAACAAAGCTTCTTTTGATCTGAATATTCCCATCGATTTAAGATAATCCTCGCTCCCAAACATCAATGCGTGGATGCTATTTGAATACTTTTCCAGAAGCAAAGGAAGATGAAGAATTGTACGAACAGATTCAATTATTACTACTGGCTTATGGCCATGATCAAGACAGAAATTTACTATTCTTTCTGATTCAGGATCCATATCAAAATTGGGAATTACGAATCCAGCGACTTTCGAAGTTTTCATAAATGAGGTAATCAACTCCGAATAGAATACCTCGTTGATCCTTATATAAAATTTTGTATGATCACAATTCTCAATACCTCTCATAACATCCGGGATGTATGAGAGCGTTAATGCGCTATCAATTGCATCCTGAAAATCAACTATTATTGCATCTGCATTTAATATGTCTCTATTTTCAAAATATCTAGGTTTATTTGCAGGTATGAATAAAAGACTATGCATCTTCTCGACAACTTTTCATATACTGTTCGAACTTTACAATCTTTTCATGCCGATAAATCAGGTTATTTGCTTGCTTCAGTGTAGGTGGAGCAACAAAGACATGTTCCTTTATCGATGCTCCTGTACCCGATGAAGCATTAGCTTGGGCAGTGGATACGATATTTTGAGCCTTCTGTATCTCGCTAGCAGAAGGGGTGTAGAAATCCTTTACAATTTCAGCTTGTGAAGGAGAAATAAGTAGCATCCCTTCATACCCCAAATCTACTGCTGGTTTTATAAAGGCTTTCAAGCCTTCAATATTATGCACATCAATGTATGGAGTATCGATTGGCAAGAGATTATTGGCTCTACAAGCAAATAGTACTTGGCTTCTTGCATAATGGAGAGAACTTCCATCACTAGCATGTTTGCCTTGCGTATCTCCTAACAGATCTTCTGCACCAAAGAGCATACCAACGATTCGCTTGGAGGCCTTCGCAATTTCATCTGCATGAATTATTGCAGAAGGAGTTTCCATGACCACAATGACCTTGAAATACTCTTGAGGCAAACCCAAGGATTTTTCTTTTTCTGATATTATTCTATCAAAAACAACCAGGTCTCCGGAAGAATATGGTTTTGTATACAGGAATCCATTGAGATTTTTGCTAGCAACCATGTCTACATCTTGCTTGGTCATTCCAGTTTCGAGTGAATTCACACGAACAAAAACGGGACGTCCATCTATCTCACCTGAATTGAGAGTATCAAAAATTGCTTTTCGAGCCAGATCCTTATAATTTGGAGGGACGCCATCTTCCAAATCAAGAACAATACAGTCACAGGAAGATTGATATGCCTTTTGGATATACTTAATGTTGTGTCCATTTACTATGAGTGGAGTCCTTACAACAAGTGGGCCTGAATATTTTTCCATTATCTTTCCTCATTTTCAATCAAAGCATTCGATTTGATGAGTACATGTCGTTTGAATGAGAGAACCAGATCCTCGTGTTGATTGAAAACTTCAGTCAACACGTAGATAACTCCACGGTCATTCTTTGTACTTGATTTCCTGACATCCAGTACAGTAGTTTTTGCATGAATGGTATCATTAATAAATACCGGCTTATGGTGCAGGATATTCTCATAATCAAGATTGGCAATTGCTTTCCCACTGATATCAATTACTGTCAGTCCAACTGCAAGGCTGAAGACAAGTGTCCCAACCACAAGAATCTGTCCATGTTGCTGCTTTTTGGCATACTCAGCATCGAGATGGACAGGATGATGATTCATGGTAAGTAAAGAGAACAAGTTGTTATCACTCTCAAAGATAGTCTTTGTTTGAGAGTGGTGGATTACTTGTCCTATGGCAAATTCTTCAAAATAGCGACCAAATTGCATAATTCCCTCTGTATTTAGCTTGTTTTTCTTAATAACCTAGCAGGATTACCTACAATTATACTATGCGAATCAAAATCATTTAAAACTACGGCACCAGCTCCTACAAGAGAGAAATCCCCAATTGTGAGTTTCTCCCTGATGGTACAATTGCTTCCAATATGGCAAGCCTTTCCGATATGCACATTTGCACCTACGACGCTATTAGTAGCTAAATGAGCAAATTCATCCATAAAACTATCATGACCAATAAATGAATTGCCCAATAGCATACAATGGTTAGAAATTTTTGTATCTGGAGATAACTGAGAATATGGAGCAAACAACACCCCTTTCCCAATTTCAGAAAATGTCGAAGGAATATATGCTGTTGGATGAATCAGACTTGCATACCGATCTTCACAAATTTCAAACTCCTTAATCTTTTGATACACTTTTTCTTCTTTTTGCATTCCTACATATGATATAAAAAACGATACATCCTTATCATCTAGAAATTTTTTATAATCTTCTGATTTGCCTATAACAGGTATCTGTCTAAATTTCCCAATTTTACTCCCAACAGGCACTTCATCATTTAGGAATCCAACTATCTCAATATTCTCCAAATCCATTGCAATGGAAGCTGCTATCATGCCAATTCCACTCCCCCCGAAAATAACCAATTTCATTCTATTCATTATACCAAACCTTTATATATCAGATGAACCAAAAATCTATTGATACATGTGCTCGTAGTACTTCTGATAATCCCCACTCACCACCCGCTCAATCCACTGCTGATTTTCGAGGTACCACTGGATGGTTTCTTTCATACCCTGCTCAAAAGTGTAGGAAGGCTTCCATCCCAGTTGGCTGGTAATCTTTGTGTTGTCGATTGCATACCTTCGATCATGGCCGGGTCTGTCTTTCACATAGGTGATTAAGTCTTCTGACTTTCCAACTGTCTTGATGATGAGCTTTACTATCTCAATGTTCGCCTTCTCGTTGTTTCCACCAATGTTGTAAATCTCTCCGGTTGTTCCCCTATCCAGAATTACATCAATTGCTGAACAGTGGTCGATGACATGCAGCCAGTCCCTGACCTGCATCCCATCCCCATAGACTGGAAGGTTCTTGTCCTTGAGACAATTGTTGATCATCAAGGGGATGAGCTTCTCTGGAAACTGGAATGGACCATAGTTGTTGGAGCAACGGGAAATGGTCACTGGCAATCCATAGGTTTCATGGTATGCCCGGACAATCAAGTCAGCACTCGCCTTGGAAGCAGAGTATGGACTGTTCGGAAGCAATGGCATGGTCTCAGTGAAGAAGCCTTCTTTACCTAGTGCCCCATACACCTCATCAGTAGATACGTGATGAAATCTCACACCTTGCCGATATTCCTTGTTGTACTTGTCATCGGGATGGAGCTTCCAGCTTTTCTTTGCTTCATCCAACAGAACCTCTGTTCCGATGATGTTGGTGGTGAGAAACAGCTCGGGATCAACGATGCTTCGATCTACATGGCTCTCTGCAGCAAAGTTCACCACATGGGTGAAGTGATGTTCAACAAACAGGCCGTGAACCAGAGCCCTGTCCCTGATGTCTCCTTTCACAAACGAATAGCGGGGATTGTCTTCCACCCCTTTCAGATTCTCAAGGTTGCCTGCGTAGGTAAGAACATCGAGATTCACTATAGTATCGGCGGGATGATGCTTCAAAAGATATGCAATAAAGTTACTTCCAATGAAACCGGCGCCACCGGTTACCAGGATGGTTCTTGGATTGGTGTTCACTCAGTCCTCCCTACACAGACTCATCAACCAGGGAAAGAATGTATTGGCCGTAGTCGGTCATCTTTAAGCTCTCTCCAATCTTCTTTAGTTGTTCAGAGGCAATAAACCCTCGTCTCCAGGCTATTTCTTCAATACAGGAGATGTAGAATCCCTGCCGTGATTGTACAGCCTCCACATACTCTGCAGCTTTCAGCATACCCTCGGGAGTACCCGTATCCAGCCATGCCATACCGCGTCCGAGGAGTTCTACATGGAGTTCTCCCATTTCCAGATAGGCATTATTGACTGACGTAATCTCAATCTCTCCACGGGCTGAGGGCTTAACCCGCTTGGCAATCTCAATGACACGGTTGTCATAGAAATAGAGACCGGGGACTGCATACTTTGACTTTGGATGCTGAGGCTTTTCCTCGATTGATATAACCTTATGGTTTTCATCAAAAGCTACAACACCAAAAGAACGAGGGTCGTGGACGGGATAACCAAAGA includes:
- a CDS encoding GTP-binding protein, which produces MQLKNSKFDELARQVLQMNYASIARAISICEKNDLDGFLVIKALGEITIRSHVIGVTGAPGVGKSTLIDCIAHEFLNNGDSVAVLSIDPNLYKQQGAFLGDRVRMSKSQAHPRFFLRSISSRGMLGGLNPSFIQILLVLIAAKFSHIIIETVGVGQSENLVKDYVQTTVSVHAPDQGDDIQYLKGGIISIGDIQVINKADIPGADRVQSRIRYVFKYQKDDSSEGKCKKIFLTQASNNSGVIDLVTQLQAEPIYLDSSAYKTRLNNLLIQEYKALHERILISKTIEKVMSNTNWENEFSKFSSIEDFEVLNEALVTSIE
- a CDS encoding cobalamin B12-binding domain-containing protein; this encodes MNNGRIKVVIAKLGLDGHDRGAKIIAKGLSEAGMEVVYTGIKQTPEMVVKTVIQEDADVLGLSILSGAHMTLVPEVLRLLSTERSEKPLVILGGTIPKNDMPELLKIGVDRIYTAGATIAENVKYIHQIFDNHAIEE
- a CDS encoding methylmalonyl-CoA mutase family protein, whose translation is MAKSTYTNTKEFQMLDELPGKSPYTRGIYSEMYSKRLWTMRLYAGFGDSKTTNERFRYLINQGQTGLSVAFDLPTQLGYDSDHPLSKGEVGKVGVAIDTLADMESLFHTIPLGDVSVSMTINATAIIIFAMYLVVAEKQGILYSALTGTIQNDILKEYVARGTYIFPPKPSLRLITDIFAFCKEQVPKWNTISISGYHIREAGATAIQEVAITIANGVEYITRAIQSGLDIDEFAPRLSFFFSSDNGFFEEIAKFRAARRVWSEIMESRFQPKLEKSKQLRFHTQTAGSTLTAQQPLNNIVRVTIQALSAILGGTQSLHTNSYDEALGLPSEEAVTVALRTQQILAYETGVPAVSDPLGGSYYIESLTQEYVSKIYACIGDIEEHGGVIQSIEDGYIQDVIQQSAYAIQIEIEESKRNIVGLTVFNNEEECDSPVFTVNPAVEMTQTMELSRIKESRDAIAVSDALAKLKNACKSETNIMPLVIEAVKSYATIGEISDIFRSEFGEYHGTHN
- a CDS encoding 2-oxoacid:acceptor oxidoreductase family protein is translated as MEKFELRIVGTGGNGIILTGLILASASMNHDELYVAQTQAYSPESRGGYCKSELQLSKKEILFPKVTVPNLFATLSETTISQDMKGFTSDTLVIADDGFNIENFAQNSKYKTILRFPFFSFTQANFRSTLYTNMVFMGVLSHYLPWISSESILHSIREKVKNKNLETNLKAFIAGTTLNPSRILDNCLDSTKEKA
- a CDS encoding thiamine pyrophosphate-dependent enzyme, which gives rise to MFESLRDKIAYNQLPHKWCPGCGHGIILSNLGRALAKLGLENDKVVIVSGIGCSGRASKFFNTFSVHTTHGRPIAFATGIALANPELKVIVLTGDGDCAAIGGNHFIHACRRNIDLTVVVFNNGIYGMTGGQGSPLSAVDSFSSTMPFGNFDNPFDICSLAQAAGASYVARGLTAKAIQLPELFSKGIEHKGLSVIDVITQCTVHYGRKNNMRSASQMLNYQKQHFIPKSQWEIADPARKEETLPTGVLYSSPAKDYFTKYHELCERVQKVED
- a CDS encoding 2-oxoacid:acceptor oxidoreductase subunit alpha, which encodes MTKKLLQGNEAVVEAAIMAGVRFFAGYPITPSSEISEEFAGILPKLNGVFIQMEDEIASMACIIGASLAGAKTMTATSGPGFSLKQENLGYAIITETPCVIVNVQRGGPSTGLPTSPSQSDVMQARWGTHGDHQIIVYSPTTVQESFELTIRAINYSEKYRTPVILLMDEVVAHMREKILVPRADSVEIIDRPKASSESSQKPYENCINGVPQFTPAGTPSAYHITGLQHDESGEPSSNPVIVKRMMDRMSGKITSNISDICINRYDVSPDNELVLISFGITARAVEAAGIELRKAGYSVGWITILTLWPFDPEIMAMVPENVSTILVPELNMGQYVDQIRLNKSDKQNVISITKYDGTIFTPTEIYSEVIDRMHHV
- a CDS encoding 4Fe-4S binding protein; its protein translation is MDQNKAKVVHIQQGDWCKGCGICVYVCPKQVLTVTDGLVHISFPDKCIGCTLCEISCPDFVLEVY
- a CDS encoding aldolase/citrate lyase family protein, which encodes MHSLLFIPANKPRYFENRDILNADAIIVDFQDAIDSALTLSYIPDVMRGIENCDHTKFYIRINEVFYSELITSFMKTSKVAGFVIPNFDMDPESERIVNFCLDHGHKPVVIIESVRTILHLPLLLEKYSNSIHALMFGSEDYLKSMGIFRSKEALLFPRSYIAMHAKAYSIPCFDSIFPSTAISPDFMQDVQEAKKLGFSGKLAIHPKQVTAINTIFETFDLSIEELQRIVNAYNEFTHSTGETIMKYGDMVIEPPHIAFFLSLIKKDSPDKNGSK
- a CDS encoding CoA ester lyase produces the protein MEKYSGPLVVRTPLIVNGHNIKYIQKAYQSSCDCIVLDLEDGVPPNYKDLARKAIFDTLNSGEIDGRPVFVRVNSLETGMTKQDVDMVASKNLNGFLYTKPYSSGDLVVFDRIISEKEKSLGLPQEYFKVIVVMETPSAIIHADEIAKASKRIVGMLFGAEDLLGDTQGKHASDGSSLHYARSQVLFACRANNLLPIDTPYIDVHNIEGLKAFIKPAVDLGYEGMLLISPSQAEIVKDFYTPSASEIQKAQNIVSTAQANASSGTGASIKEHVFVAPPTLKQANNLIYRHEKIVKFEQYMKSCREDA
- a CDS encoding MaoC family dehydratase — encoded protein: MQFGRYFEEFAIGQVIHHSQTKTIFESDNNLFSLLTMNHHPVHLDAEYAKKQQHGQILVVGTLVFSLAVGLTVIDISGKAIANLDYENILHHKPVFINDTIHAKTTVLDVRKSSTKNDRGVIYVLTEVFNQHEDLVLSFKRHVLIKSNALIENEER
- the rfbB gene encoding dTDP-glucose 4,6-dehydratase, with protein sequence MNTNPRTILVTGGAGFIGSNFIAYLLKHHPADTIVNLDVLTYAGNLENLKGVEDNPRYSFVKGDIRDRALVHGLFVEHHFTHVVNFAAESHVDRSIVDPELFLTTNIIGTEVLLDEAKKSWKLHPDDKYNKEYRQGVRFHHVSTDEVYGALGKEGFFTETMPLLPNSPYSASKASADLIVRAYHETYGLPVTISRCSNNYGPFQFPEKLIPLMINNCLKDKNLPVYGDGMQVRDWLHVIDHCSAIDVILDRGTTGEIYNIGGNNEKANIEIVKLIIKTVGKSEDLITYVKDRPGHDRRYAIDNTKITSQLGWKPSYTFEQGMKETIQWYLENQQWIERVVSGDYQKYYEHMYQ
- the rfbA gene encoding glucose-1-phosphate thymidylyltransferase RfbA is translated as MFHMKGIILAGGKGSRLFPMTKAVSKQLLPIYDKPLIYYPLSVLMLASIQEILIISTPEDTPVYERLLGDGAEIGLKISYKVQDTPRGLADAFILGESFIGNDSVCLILGDNVFFGQDLTKVLNKAKSRGSGATIFGYPVHDPRSFGVVAFDENHKVISIEEKPQHPKSKYAVPGLYFYDNRVIEIAKRVKPSARGEIEITSVNNAYLEMGELHVELLGRGMAWLDTGTPEGMLKAAEYVEAVQSRQGFYISCIEEIAWRRGFIASEQLKKIGESLKMTDYGQYILSLVDESV